A stretch of Triticum aestivum cultivar Chinese Spring chromosome 1D, IWGSC CS RefSeq v2.1, whole genome shotgun sequence DNA encodes these proteins:
- the LOC123180428 gene encoding SUN domain-containing protein 1 has translation MASTAAVPAANTNGNHALSVDSHSSQDVRRRTVVVAKKKPTPELLTEGGVNGVSDDKVSSKKDIGHTSRGESVIDKPKYSSEARKDAFPPAPSAEHRKRSTTKHEKAKWETALSVLMKLCLLFTAFAWMGQVLWGWQSGDLSFTALDMESRLSKVEVFKKTTRMLQVQLDILDKKLGDELGKAKRDITKQFDDKGKKLETKINTLEGKVDILDKSLAELRDMGFISKKEFNEILTRLKRKKGLDGTGSDITLDDVRVFAKEIVEMEIARHAADGLGMVDYALGSGGGKVVKHSGAFKKAKSILPRRSESHKMLEPSFGQPGECFALEGSAGFVEIKLRTGIIPEAVTLEHVEKSVAFDRSSAPKDFQVSGWYQGADDDSDKHPRTPTSLGEFTYDLEKSNAQTFQLDRTTADASVVNMVRLDFSSNHGQPELTCIYRFRVHGSEPGSIGTAAS, from the exons ATGGCTTCAACTGCTGCTGTACCGGCCGCAAATACAAATGGGAACCATGCACTAAGTGTGGATTCACATTCCAGCCAAGATGTTAGGCGGCGAACAGTTGTTGTTGCAAAGAAAAAACCTACACCTGAGCTTCTTACTGAAGGTGGAGTTAATGGGGTCTCAGATGATAAGGTTTCTAGCAAGAAGGATATTGGTCATACAAGCCGTGGAGAGTCAGTTATCGACAAACCAAAATATTCGTCTGAGGCAAGAAAAGATGCATTTCCTCCGGCACCTTCTGCTGAACATCGAAAGAGAAGTACCACTAAACATGAAAAGGCCAAGTGGGAAACTGCACTAAGTGTGCTGATGAAGCTTTGCCTTCTTTTTACGGCTTTTGCTTGGATGGGGCAGGTGTTATGGGGATGGCAAAGTGGGGATTTATCATTTACAGCACTTGATATGGAGAGCAGACTATCCAAGGTAGAGGTGTTCAAGAAGACGACTAGGATGCTCCAGGTACAACTGGACATTTTAGATAAGAAGCTAGGAGATGAGCTTGGCAAAGCAAAAAGGGACATCACAAAGCAATTTGATGACAAGGGCAAGAAGTTAGAGACAAAGATAAATACATTGGAAGGCAAGGTTGACATATTAGATAAGTCACTTGCTGAACTGAGAGACATGGGTTTTATCTCTAAGAAAGAATTCAATGAGATTCTGACTCGGTTGAAGAGAAAGAAGGGTTTGGATGGCACTGGCAGTGATATAACCTTAGACGATGTGAGAGTATTTGCCAAAGAGATAGTGGAGATGGAGATAGCAAGGCATGCAGCAGATGGTCTTGGGATGGTGGATTATGCATTAGGGTCTGGTGGTGGCAAAGTGGTTAAGCATTCGGGAGCTTTCAAGAAAGCCAAGAGCATTCTTCCTCGTCGTAGTGAAAGTCACAAAATGCTGGAGCCAAGTTTTGGGCAGCCAGGAGAATGTTTTGCACTGGAAGGAAGTGCTGGATTTGTGGAAATCAAGCTCAGGACAGGAATTATTCCTGAGGCAGTCACTCTAGAGCATGTCGAGAAG AGTGTGGCCTTCGACCGGTCCAGCGCTCCCAAGGATTTCCAGGTCAGCGGGTGGTACCAAGGAGCAGACGACGATTCAGACAAGCATCCACGAACGCCGACAAGCCTAGGAGAGTTCACTTACGACCTCGAGAAGAGCAACGCCCAGACCTTCCAGCTAGACAGAACCACCGCCGACGCGTCGGTGGTCAACATGGTTCGGCTCGACTTCTCCTCGAACCACGGACAGCCTGAGCTGACGTGCATCTACCGCTTCAGGGTGCATGGCAGCGAGCCTGGCTCTATCGGCACCGCGGCATCGTGA
- the LOC123165749 gene encoding GDSL esterase/lipase At1g28600, with amino-acid sequence MCPFSQFLVALALAVALLPVIGAAAGDRGTRYAGVFSFGDSLTDTGNSLHLAATRAGPSSRPPYGETFFRRPTGRASDGRLVVDFIAEALGVPHPTPYLAGKSAEDFRRGVNFAVGGATALGPDFFESRGLKPFVPVSFTNQATWFKNVLQLLGSVHNRTRIMATSLFIVGEIGVNDYLVAFAGNTTVEEARAFVPHIVGAVRSVVTEVIAAGARTVLVPGMIPLGCEPQLLALYQSGDHDPASGCIKPLNNLAELHNRALNGMLRELRRAHPGTAILYADLYGAVADLIVSPRKYGFRDEPLAACCGGSGVYNFNMTAFCGAAGTAACADPSEYVSWDGVHFTEAANRHTACATLKANSPALLSSWTAEARRRIGCA; translated from the exons ATGTGCCCATTTTCACAGTTCCTCGTGGCGCTGGCGCTGGCGGTGGCGCTTCTCCCCGTcatcggcgccgccgccggcgaccgcgGGACGCGCTACGCCGGCGTCTTCAGCTTCGGCGACTCGCTCACCGACACCGGGAACTCGCTGCATCTCGCGGCCACCCGCGCGGGGCCGTCCAGCCGGCCGCCCTACGGCGAGACCTTCTTCCGGCGCCCCACTGGCCGGGCGTCCGACGGCCGCCTCGTCGTCGACTTCATCG CTGAGGCGCTGGGGGTACCGCACCCGACGCCGTACCTCGCCGGCAAGAGCGCAGAGGATTTTCGGCGCGGCGTGAACTTTGCCGTCGGTGGAGCGACGGCGCTTGGCCCGGATTTCTTCGAGAGCAGAGGGCTTAAGCCGTTTGTGCCTGTCTCTTTCACAAACCAAGCCACCTGGTTCAAGAACGTTTTGCAGCTTCTTGGCTCAGTTCACA ACCGTACGAGGATCATGGCGACCTCGCTCTTCATCGTCGGCGAGATTGGAGTTAACGATTACCTCGTCGCCTTTGCCGGGAACACCACCGTCGAGGAGGCGCGGGCCTTCGTGCCGCACATCGTCGGCGCCGTCCGTTCAGTCGTGACC GAGGTGATCGCCGCCGGAGCGAGGACCGTACTGGTCCCCGGGATGATACCGCTCGGCTGCGAGCCACAGCTGCTCGCCCTCTACCAGAGCGGCGACCACGACCCGGCGTCCGGCTGCATCAAGCCGCTCAACAACCTCGCCGAGCTGCACAACCGCGCGCTGAACGGCATGCTCCGGGAGCTCCGGCGAGCGCACCCGGGGACGGCCATCCTCTACGCCGATCTCTACGGCGCCGTCGCCGATCTCATCGTTTCGCCCCGGAAATACG GGTTTAGGGATGAGCCGCTGGCGGCGTGCTGCGGCGGGAGCGGCGTGTACAACTTCAACATGACGGCGTTCTGCGGCGCGGCCGGGACGGCGGCGTGCGCCGACCCGTCTGAGTACGTGTCCTGGGACGGGGTGCACTTCACGGAGGCCGCCAATAGGCACACGGCCTGCGCCACGTTGAAGGCCAACTCGCCTGCTCTGCTCAGCTCGTGGACGGCGGAGGCGAGACGAAGGATTGGGTGCGCCTAA